A window of Haliscomenobacter hydrossis DSM 1100 contains these coding sequences:
- a CDS encoding 2-oxoglutarate dehydrogenase E1 component, translating to MSDFSFIANAHPAYIDSLYEQYLNNPEQIDDSWSSFFRGFDYAHANNGHEKSNGVALSPGTAFNPQEFQVLAMINAYRGRGHLLSTTNPIRPRRDRSPRLDLVDFNLSDADLDTVFYAATECGMDKPATLRDILAHLKRIYCGNIGFEFQHIQQREKRRWLRTRVEQSRPEKHYNIPMDKKRRILEKLNEAVGFEKFLHTKYIGQKRFSLEGGESTIVALDAAINKGAEMGVVEVIIGMAHRGRLNVLANIMKKTYEQIFTEFEGTAIPDQSFGDGDVKYHLGYSSQVVTPLGKEVQLELTPNPSHLEAVDPVVEGYARAKADRLYKGEYDRILPILIHGDAAVAGQGIVFEVIQMSKLKGYNTGGTFHFVINNQIGFTTDFEDARSSTYCTGVASVVSAPVFHVNGDDPEAILYAVEMAIEFRQEFNTDVFIDMVCYRKHGHNEGDDPMFTQPDLYEAINVHPNPREIYMQELLEMGEVTKQLADDLEKTYWGDLQARLDEIKQHALPYKSQEPEEEWEKLRYATAEDFKKSPLTGLEKTRVEKILNHLNTIPGHFRPIPKVSRLLDNNKKLLAKGMVDWATAELMAYGSILMDGKDVRMSGQDVQRGTFSHRHAVLHDAKTNEVLNRLDNIEETQGKFHIYNSLLSEFAVMGFEYGYSLADPHNLVIWEAQFGDFFNGAQTIVDQFISAAESKWHRMSGLTLLLPHGYEGQGPEHSSARLERFLQSCADLNMVVTNITTPANFFHLLRRQLAWDFRKPLVVMSPKSLLRHPECVSPLDAFETDTHFQEVIADPTVSAKEAKGIKRVLFCSGKIYYDLAQRKKDLQRNDVAIVRVEQLHPLPENQLNAILKQYAKAEIFWVQEESANMGAWQYMKLNWETDRNLQRISRRASASTAVGFKKIHDQQQEAILQKAFA from the coding sequence ATGAGCGACTTCTCCTTCATTGCCAATGCTCACCCGGCTTACATCGATTCGCTGTACGAGCAATACCTCAATAATCCCGAGCAAATCGACGATTCCTGGTCGTCTTTTTTCCGTGGCTTTGATTATGCCCATGCCAACAATGGCCATGAAAAGAGCAACGGGGTAGCCCTCAGCCCAGGCACGGCCTTCAATCCGCAGGAGTTTCAAGTGCTGGCCATGATCAATGCCTACCGCGGAAGAGGGCACTTACTTTCTACGACCAATCCCATCCGGCCACGCCGCGACCGGAGTCCAAGGTTAGACCTGGTTGACTTCAACCTTTCCGACGCAGACCTGGATACGGTGTTTTACGCTGCTACTGAGTGTGGTATGGACAAGCCCGCAACCCTGCGCGACATCCTGGCGCACCTCAAACGTATTTACTGCGGCAACATTGGCTTCGAGTTTCAGCACATTCAACAGCGTGAAAAACGGCGTTGGTTGCGTACCCGCGTCGAACAAAGTCGCCCTGAAAAACACTACAACATTCCAATGGATAAAAAACGCCGCATTCTGGAAAAATTGAATGAGGCGGTTGGTTTTGAAAAGTTTTTGCACACCAAATACATTGGCCAAAAACGCTTCTCCTTGGAAGGCGGTGAAAGCACTATTGTTGCCCTGGATGCAGCCATCAATAAAGGTGCCGAAATGGGCGTAGTGGAGGTCATCATTGGGATGGCACACCGCGGTCGTTTGAATGTGTTGGCCAACATCATGAAAAAAACCTACGAGCAAATCTTTACCGAGTTTGAGGGAACGGCCATTCCTGACCAAAGTTTTGGCGATGGCGACGTAAAATACCACCTGGGCTACTCTTCCCAAGTGGTTACACCCCTGGGCAAAGAGGTTCAGCTCGAACTGACCCCTAACCCTTCACACCTGGAAGCAGTAGATCCCGTGGTAGAGGGTTACGCACGCGCCAAAGCCGATCGTTTGTATAAAGGTGAGTACGACCGTATCCTGCCGATCCTGATTCACGGCGACGCTGCTGTGGCGGGACAAGGAATTGTGTTTGAGGTGATCCAAATGAGTAAACTCAAAGGCTACAATACCGGCGGTACTTTTCACTTTGTGATCAACAATCAAATTGGCTTTACCACCGATTTTGAAGATGCCCGTTCTTCCACCTATTGTACTGGCGTAGCCAGTGTGGTTTCAGCGCCCGTGTTCCACGTGAATGGTGATGATCCTGAAGCAATACTGTATGCCGTAGAAATGGCGATAGAATTCCGCCAGGAGTTCAATACCGACGTTTTTATTGATATGGTGTGCTACCGCAAGCACGGCCACAACGAAGGGGACGACCCGATGTTTACCCAACCAGACTTGTACGAGGCCATCAATGTACACCCCAATCCACGGGAGATTTACATGCAGGAACTCCTGGAAATGGGCGAGGTGACCAAACAATTGGCCGATGACCTCGAAAAAACCTATTGGGGGGATTTGCAGGCCCGTTTGGATGAAATCAAACAGCATGCGCTGCCCTACAAATCTCAGGAACCAGAAGAAGAATGGGAAAAGTTGCGTTATGCAACTGCCGAGGATTTTAAAAAGTCGCCCCTCACCGGTTTGGAAAAAACCCGGGTAGAGAAAATCCTCAACCACCTGAACACCATTCCGGGACATTTTCGGCCAATTCCCAAGGTGAGCCGTTTATTGGACAACAATAAAAAACTGCTGGCCAAGGGTATGGTAGATTGGGCAACCGCCGAATTGATGGCCTACGGCTCCATCTTGATGGATGGCAAAGACGTGCGGATGAGTGGACAGGACGTACAGCGGGGCACTTTCTCGCACCGCCACGCCGTACTACACGATGCCAAAACCAATGAAGTACTCAACCGACTGGACAATATTGAAGAAACCCAGGGTAAGTTCCACATCTACAACTCCCTTTTGTCGGAGTTTGCGGTGATGGGCTTTGAATATGGGTATTCTTTGGCAGACCCCCACAATCTGGTGATTTGGGAAGCCCAGTTTGGCGACTTTTTCAACGGTGCTCAAACCATTGTAGACCAGTTTATTTCGGCTGCGGAAAGCAAGTGGCACCGCATGTCGGGTTTGACGCTCCTGTTGCCCCATGGTTACGAAGGCCAGGGCCCCGAACACTCCAGCGCACGTTTGGAGCGCTTCCTGCAAAGCTGCGCCGACCTCAACATGGTCGTGACCAACATCACCACTCCGGCGAACTTTTTCCATTTGTTGCGCCGCCAGTTGGCCTGGGATTTCCGCAAACCCCTGGTGGTCATGTCACCAAAGTCTTTGTTGCGCCACCCCGAGTGTGTGTCACCCCTCGATGCTTTTGAAACGGACACCCATTTCCAGGAAGTAATCGCTGATCCAACAGTGAGCGCCAAAGAAGCCAAAGGCATCAAGCGCGTGTTGTTCTGTTCTGGAAAAATATATTATGACCTGGCACAACGCAAGAAAGATTTGCAGCGCAACGATGTGGCCATCGTCCGGGTAGAGCAATTGCACCCGCTGCCTGAAAATCAGCTCAATGCCATCCTGAAGCAATATGCCAAAGCAGAGATTTTCTGGGTACAGGAAGAATCTGCCAACATGGGCGCATGGCAATACATGAAACTGAATTGGGAAACTGATCGCAACTTGCAGCGGATTTCACGCCGTGCCAGTGCTTCGACCGCGGTTGGTTTCAAAAAGATTCACGACCAACAGCAAGAAGCCATTTTGCAGAAAGCGTTTGCTTAG